A region from the Kazachstania africana CBS 2517 chromosome 11, complete genome genome encodes:
- the FUN26 gene encoding nucleoside transmembrane transporter FUN26 (similar to Saccharomyces cerevisiae FUN26 (YAL022C); ancestral locus Anc_7.77), with product MDRDRLLQLSERPLMEKVQNATYLTFLVIGIGLLWPWNNILSATLYFQNNLFQVSSIYAKLFTSSMMSVSTVTSLGYNLYLAPRQHSYTSRVINGLKWQTITFIALTLLCTMSSWLPMGISFILVMVLVSMSAISTALTQNGVMAIANVFGPEFSQGVMLGQAIAGVLPSFVLFLVSFANANEEADETQNEIGVLLYFLVTSLVSYVCIILIKFSGILEKFTNLTASAEITVDNSNNVEEMEVQSNIKVKVRLIVLYYKLKYLALSIFTACVVTLIFPVFAANTHVGRIPLSDAQYIPLVFTIWNAGDLYGRVLADLPTFRDPKFSTFKTFIYSMARIALVPFFFLFIIKSKYSPKSFILDILYLLLQFLFGVTNGHVISISYMKVPEELTTDDEKEAAGGFINLFLSTGLAVGSIISYIVVYFIDLLLK from the coding sequence ATGGACCGAGATAGACTGCTTCAGTTATCAGAACGACCTCTAATGGAAAAGGTGCAAAACGCCACCTATTTAACTTTTTTAGTGATAGGAATTGGTCTTTTATGGCCATGgaataatattttgagcGCTACGTTGTATTTccaaaataatttatttcaaGTTTCATCGATTTATGCTAAATTGTTCACTAGTTCCATGATGAGCGTTTCCACGGTCACGTCCTTGGGTTACAATCTATATCTGGCTCCAAGACAACATTCTTACACGAGCCGTGTTATTAATGGGTTGAAATGGCAAACAATTACTTTTATTGCTCTAACTTTGCTTTGTACGATGTCCTCCTGGCTTCCTATGGGAATATCGTTCATCTTGGTTATGGTTTTGGTGAGTATGAGTGCCATATCAACAGCATTGACCCAGAATGGGGTAATGGCAATAGCTAATGTGTTTGGACCAGAATTCAGTCAAGGGGTGATGCTGGGCCAAGCCATTGCTGGTGTGTTGCCATCCTTCGTTCTATTCCTGGTATCGTTCGCAAATGCCAATGAGGAAGCAGACGAAACGCAGAATGAAATCGGTGTGTTACTATATTTTCTAGTGACATCCCTCGTATCATACGTCTGTATCATACTGATCAAGTTTAGTGGAATTCTAGAGAAATTTACGAATCTAACAGCTTCTGCAGAGATTACAGTCGATAACAGTAATAATGTAGAAGAAATGGAGGTGCAATCTAACATTAAGGTCAAGGTCCGACTTATTGTTCTCTACtacaaattgaaatacTTGGCACTTTCAATATTCACAGCGTGCGTTGTGACACTAATATTCCCCGTGTTTGCTGCCAACACTCATGTAGGGAGGATACCTTTGAGCGATGCACAATACATACCATTAGTATTCACGATTTGGAATGCAGGCGATCTATATGGCAGAGTATTGGCAGATTTACCTACATTCCGTGACCCGAAATTCTCCACCTTCAAGACTTTCATCTACTCCATGGCTAGAATTGCATTAgtaccatttttcttcctcttcatcatcaagAGCAAGTATTCTCCAAAGTCGTTCATACTGGACATACTATACTTACTACTACAGTTTCTTTTCGGTGTCACCAACGGACATGTCATTTCCATCAGTTACATGAAGGTTCCGGAAGAACTAACGACGGATGACGAAAAGGAAGCTGCTGGCGGCTTCATCAACCTATTTCTGTCAACGGGACTCGCTGTAGGAAGCATTATCAGCTACATCGttgtatattttatagATTTGTTACTTAAATAA
- the CCR4 gene encoding CCR4-NOT core exoribonuclease subunit CCR4 (similar to Saccharomyces cerevisiae CCR4 (YAL021C); ancestral locus Anc_7.78), producing the protein MNEPSLMGYPNPNIGAVQQSQQNNIHGSGTPIQQLHLNPMMNSQQMPPPGLVTGNDANLVSNSRQLLDQLSGTSNAAAAATNNNNNNNANNANAPLNPNSMTPGGVIMNVNANNPLVHPHLEDPSLVNHPIWKLQLQLASVSARSLGQPNVYARQNAMKKYLANQNQQGPQQMTDASMSLVDRTKQLLVEMAVDTTSEKVAAANNNNGSSTPNFVAQDINNANNSMLSNSTAPTTANLSGISTPSTPQTELHNMREALSGTPAALLQHKKLSQYNIDEDDEVNLNDIKDATKDAQLWHAIDFSNLQVININENLFKYTFLTRLYLNGNGLSHLPADIKKLTNLRVLDLSHNRLTSLPVELGSCYQLKYLYFFDNLIQTLPWELGNLCNLQFLGCEGNPLDKQLLKILMEKSMTGLIFYLRDNRPEVPLPADRKFIEINTDGEPTREFDSLESANTAVEAGLLKKSFTILSYNTLCQHYATPKMYRYTPSWALRWDYRREKLKEQILSYGCDILCLQEVESKTYEDFWAPLLEKNGYTGYFHCKTRAKTMQAKDSKKVDGCCVFYKKSKFKLITKEALDFSGAWQKHKRFQRTEDYLNRAMNKDNVAIYMKLQHVQSGEYLWVVTTHLHWDPKFNDVKTFQVGVLLDHMESIIKEENPKQDVKKFPIIITGDFNSYLTSAVYELFSTGNVKDHPDDEIRDFGFMSQKNFSHHLALGSSYGCIGELPFTNFTPSFTNVIDYIWYSTHVLRVRGLLGPIDEDYVSKFIGFPNDKFPSDHLPLIARIEFTKNNTGSRKV; encoded by the coding sequence ATGAATGAGCCTTCACTAATGGGTTATCCTAACCCAAATATTGGTGCCGTTCAACAGAGCCAACAGAATAATATACATGGTTCAGGAACGCCCATTCAACAGCTGCATCTGAATCCGATGATGAATTCACAACAGATGCCTCCTCCAGGTTTGGTCACTGGCAATGACGCCAATCTCGTTAGCAATTCTCGTCAGTTGCTAGATCAGCTATCAGGTACTTCTAATGCTGCTGCAGCTGCTACtaataacaacaacaataataatgctAATAATGCTAATGCTCCATTGAACCCGAATTCCATGACCCCAGGCGGAGTAATCATGAACGTCAATGCAAATAATCCACTAGTTCATCCACATCTTGAAGACCCCTCATTAGTTAATCACCCAATTTGGAAACTACAATTACAATTAGCATCCGTTTCTGCACGTTCATTAGGTCAACCAAATGTTTATGCAAGACAAAAtgcaatgaaaaaatatttagcaaatcaaaatcaacaaGGTCCACAACAAATGACTGACGCTTCCATGTCATTGGTGGACCGAACAAAACAATTATTAGTAGAAATGGCCGTCGATACCACTAGTGAAAAAGTTGCTGCTgccaataataataatggaagTAGTACACCTAATTTCGTGGCTCAGGATATAAATAATgcaaataattcaatgtTATCAAATTCTACAGCACCAACTACTGCTAATCTAAGTGGAATTTCCACTCCTAGTACGCCACAAACTGAATTACACAACATGAGAGAGGCCCTTTCAGGTACACCTGCGGCTCTTTTACAACacaaaaaattatcacAATACAATAttgatgaggatgatgaagtcaatttgaatgatattaaGGACGCTACAAAAGACGCGCAATTATGGCATGCcatagatttttcaaatttacaagtcatcaatatcaatgaaaatctTTTTAAATACACTTTTTTGACAAGACTATATCTAAATGGTAATGGATTATCGCATTTGCCAGcagatatcaaaaaattaacaAATTTAAGGGTATTAGATTTATCGCACAATAGATTAACTTCATTACCAGTTGAATTGGGTTCTTGTTATCAactgaaatatttatatttttttgataatttaatCCAAACATTACCATGGGAACTAGGTAATCTCTgtaatttacaatttttaGGTTGTGAAGGAAATCCGTTAGATAAacaattattaaaaattttgatggaaAAATCAATGACTGGATTAATTTTCTACTTAAGAGACAATAGACCTGAGGTCCCATTACCAGCAGATCgtaaattcattgaaatcaataCTGATGGTGAACCAACGAGGGAATTTGACTCATTAGAATCAGCTAATACTGCAGTAGAAGCTGgccttttgaaaaaaagttttaCCATATTATCTTACAATACTTTATGTCAGCACTATGCTACACCAAAAATGTATCGTTACACACCATCATGGGCATTAAGGTGGGATTATAGACGTgagaaattaaaagaacaaatttTGTCCTATGGTTGTGATATACTATGTTTACAAGAAGTGGAATCCAAAACGTATGAAGATTTCTGGGCTCCTCTCTTAGAGAAAAACGGTTATACAGGATACTTCCATTGTAAGACAAGAGCTAAAACCATGCAAGCTAAGGACTCTAAAAAAGTCGATGGTTGTTGCGTCTTTTataagaaatcaaaattcaaattaattACAAAAGAAGCTCTTGACTTCAGCGGTGCTTGGCAAAAGCATAAAAGATTTCAACGTACAGAAGATTATTTGAACCGTGCAATGAATAAAGATAACGTAGcaatatatatgaaattACAGCACGTACAAAGCGGTGAATATCTATGGGTGGTAACAACACATTTACATTGGGatccaaaattcaatgatgtGAAAACTTTCCAAGTTGGTGTCTTATTAGATCATATGGAATCtataataaaagaagaaaatccAAAACAAGATGTTAAAAAATTCCCAATTATAATAACTGgtgatttcaattcataTTTAACTTCCGCCGTGTATGAATTATTCAGTACCGGTAACGTTAAAGACCATCcagatgatgaaatcaGAGATTTTGGTTTCATGTCACAGAAGAATTTCAGCCATCATTTGGCCCTAGGATCAAGTTATGGCTGTATTGGGGAATTACCATTCACTAATTTTACTCCTTCATTCACTAACGTCATTGACTATATATGGTACTCAACACACGTCTTACGTGTGAGAGGACTATTAGGACCAATCGATGAAGATTACGTTTCTAAATTCATTGGTTTCccaaatgataaatttccAAGTGATCATTTACCATTAATTGCCAGAATAGAATTTACGAAAAATAACACTGGTAGCAGGAAAGTATGA
- the SYN8 gene encoding syntaxin (similar to Saccharomyces cerevisiae SYN8 (YAL014C); ancestral locus Anc_7.92), with translation MELLKLSYEIERLGDIVDERKRLVEALNIRPSSNDNVILKTQMDKILGLLQELAKTASELKPTDFETLKDRIVEYNSLLSDRLADDDSSIDKTLYLFQAQITPGKSKKKSSNSSDSSSQESSKRVRFKDEISYNESPQYGFQPYHDYEEDEEEATIFNTPLVSNEELFASQRQQLDEQDSHLDLLSASMQRTHGLSLDINKEVTEQNTDVLADLENMVDSSGRNLERAQRRLQIFTKTARENGPCATIVLLSIILFFLLIVL, from the coding sequence ATGGAGTTGCTTAAGTTATCATATGAGATAGAGAGGCTGGGAGATATTGTGGACGAGAGGAAGCGTCTGGTAGAGGCGTTAAACATACGTCCCTCTAGTAATGATAAtgtcattttgaaaacacAGATGGATAAGATTCTAGGGTTGCTGCAAGAATTGGCAAAGACTGCATCTGAACTTAAGCCAACCGATTTTGAAACGTTGAAGGATCGTATTGTTGAATATAATAGTTTGCTGAGTGATAGACTTGCTGACGATGACTCCTCAATTGATAAGACATTATATCTGTTCCAAGCTCAGATAACGCCGGGGAAgagcaagaagaagagtaGCAACAGCAGCGATTCGAGTAGTCAGGAATCCAGTAAGAGAGTGAGGTTTAAAGACGAGATCAGTTACAACGAGTCCCCTCAGTACGGTTTCCAACCGTACCACGATtacgaagaagatgaagaagaagcaacaATATTCAATACCCCATTGGTCTCCAATGAAGAACTGTTTGCCTCCCAGAGGCAGCAGCTCGATGAGCAGGATTCTCATTTAGATTTATTATCTGCATCCATGCAAAGGACACACGGTTTGTCTTTAGATATCAATAAAGAAGTGACAGAACAAAACACAGACGTCCTGGCTGACCTAGAAAACATGGTGGATTCAAGTGGCAGAAATCTGGAGAGAGCCCAGAGAAgacttcaaattttcaccAAAACTGCAAGAGAAAACGGTCCCTGTGCAACCATCGTTTTGCTTTCAATCATACTGTTCTTTCTACTGATAGTCCTATAA
- the KAFR0K00690 gene encoding uncharacterized protein (similar to Saccharomyces cerevisiae NTG1 (YAL015C) and NTG2 (YOL043C); ancestral locus Anc_7.89) yields the protein MIDRQFFRILSSIHWFRPLHSNCYHMTRVLRKRKVVSSKIESATIDNDPVVRSKYFKKPKIEETDEVKVEITENPVDIEWVKSLNNKEYFEWWAESTGNVPNRWEIPLDESIFTDDQPKYFKEIYLKLRRLRSKVTPPVDLVGGSSIPLTVGMSCGIPKDQIEPINYRLQVLIGVMLSSQTKDEVTAKGMFNIMKYCIDELNISQGMTLQGLRKIDEAKLDELIKSVGFHTRKAKYIKQTCELLVSRFDSDIPTNITDMLSLPGVGPKMAYLTLQKAWGKLEGICVDVHVDRLCKLFKWVNPDKCKTPNHTRQELEKWLPRPLWKEINSLLVGFGQMIDRPKLKLIDPEAPTYERGTLEHELRELMDNMKNYKIWVNYLIRNAKATLDAREQETSIVTVKTENGGLVTIKNEFDLKTESLPKHVFKKDGHFAKIEGS from the coding sequence aTGATAGATAGACAATTCTTTCGAATATTATCCAGCATACATTGGTTTAGACCATTACATAGTAACTGCTACCATATGACAAGAGTAttaaggaaaagaaaagtcGTTTCTTCCAAGATCGAATCTGCTACTATCGATAATGACCCTGTAGTaagatcaaaatatttcaagaagcccaaaatagaagaaacgGATGAAGTGAAAGTGGAAATAACGGAAAATCCAGTTGATATAGAATGGGTTAAATCTCTTAACAATAAAGAATACTTCGAATGGTGGGCAGAGAGTACAGGTAACGTGCCAAATCGCTGGGAAATCCCACTAGATGAAAGTATATTCACCGATGACCaaccaaaatattttaaagagatttatttgaaattacgCAGATTGAGATCGAAAGTTACACCTCCTGTGGATCTGGTGGGAGGTTCTTCCATTCCCCTCACTGTAGGTATGTCATGTGGTATTCCAAAGGACCAAATCGAACCCATAAATTATAGGTTACAAGTCCTAATTGGGGTCATGCTATCATCTCAGACTAAAGATGAAGTCACAGCTAAGGGGATGTTCAATATAATGAAGTACTGTATTGACGAGCTCAATATATCACAAGGTATGACTTTGCAAGGTTTGCGTAAAATTGATGAGGCAAAACTAGATGAGCTAATTAAGTCTGTTGGATTCCATACAAGAAAGgctaaatatataaaacaGACATGTGAATTACTTGTTTCCCGATTTGATTCTGATATTCCGACAAATATCACTGATATGTTATCATTGCCAGGTGTTGGTCCAAAGATGGCTTATTTGACGTTACAAAAGGCTTGGGGTAAATTAGAGGGTATTTGCGTTGACGTACATGTGGACAGGTTATGTAAGCTTTTTAAATGGGTAAATCCAGATAAATGTAAGACGCCAAATCATACGAGGCAggaattggaaaaatggTTGCCTAGGCCCTTGTGGAAGGAGATTAATAGTTTGTTGGTTGGTTTTGGCCAGATGATTGATAGGCCAAAATTAAAACTTATAGATCCAGAAGCTCCAACGTATGAACGAGGTACGTTGGAGCATGAACTTAGGGAATTAATGGACAACATGAAAAACTACAAGATCTGGGTGAATTACTTAATTCGTAATGCCAAGGCAACTTTAGATGCACGTGAACAAGAGACTTCAATTGTGACGGTCAAAACGGAAAATGGTGGTTTGGTaacaattaaaaatgaatttgaccTCAAAACAGAATCTCTTCCAAAACATGTATTCAAAAAAGACGGCcattttgcaaaaattgaagGGTCATGA